TTCGATCCAGCCGGTTGCGCCCGCCGCGCGCGCCGCATCCTTGAACGCGTCGCCGTTCTCGGTCGTGAGCACGAGAATCGGCGTCGCTTCGTAGGCCGACTGCGCGCGCAGCGCCGCGATCAGCTCGAGGCCGTTCTTCTTCGGCATGTAGTGATCGGTCAGCACCAGGTCGAAAGGCGTGGCCATCGCGACATCGAGCCCGACCTCGCCGTCCGAGGCGACGGTCACGTCGTAGCCCGCTTCGCCGAGCGTCGCGCTGAGCAGCGTGCGCATCGTGGCGGAGTCGTCGATGGCGAGAATGGTTCGGATCATGTCGTGTCTCGAATGCGTGTCTCGAATGCGTCAGGGTTTCTGCACGGCGGGGGCCGACGCGCCCGGCAGCGCGGGCGTGACGGCCGCGCCGGGCGGCGTGATCTGCGGCGCGATCTGCTGCGCGAGCCGGGTCGATCCGGCCGCGTCGGATGAAAGCGTCGTCGTCGTCGCGTCGTCGCGCATCAGCGCGAGCTCGGACTTGCGGTTCAGCACGATGATGCTGATCCGGCGGTTCTCCGGATCGAGCGGGTCCGCCTTGTTCAGGTTCTGCGTCGACGCGAGGCCGAGCACGCGCAGCACCTTCGCTTCGTCCATGCCGCCCGCGATCAGCTCGCGGCGCGACGCGTTCGCGCGGTCGGCGGACAGTTCCCAGTTGCTGTAGCCCTTCTCGCCGCCCGCGTACGGCACGGCGTCGGTGTGGCCCTGGACGATGATGCGGTTCGGCACGTCGTTGAGCGTCTTGCCGATCTCGCGCAGGATGTCGCGCATGTACGGCTCGACGGCGTCGCTCGACATCGCGAACATCGGCCGCTTCTGCGTGTCGACGATTTCGATGCGCAGCCCCATCAGCGTCGAATCGATGCGGATCTGCTGCTTGAACTGGCGCAGCGTCGGATTCGCCTCGATGGCCGCCATCAGCTTCACCTGCAGGTCGTGCAGCCGAATCTGCTCGCGGCGCTCGAGCGAGCCCTGCGCCTGCGCGAGCGCGTCGTCCTCGCTCTTCTTCGCGACGCGCTCGGCAAGATGCGTCGAGCCGTCGGTGAGGCGCGTCGTGCCCGCGTCGACGCTCGAGATGTCGCGGCCGCCGCCCTTGATGATGCTCGAATCGTCGGCGCTGCGATCGCCGCTGCCGAAAATCGCGGCCTTCAGCGGCGTGTTGAAGTATTCGGCGATCCCCTTCAGCTGAACGGGCGTCACCGCGGAGAGCAGCCACATCAACAGGAAGAACGCCATCATCGCGGTCATGAAGTCCGCGTACGCGAGCTTCCATGCGCCGCCGTGGTGCCCCTTCTTCTGCTGGTTCACCCGCTTGACGATGATCGCCTGATCCTTGCCCTTGCTCATGTCGGTGCCCTCGCGCTCACTTCGCCTTCACGCGGCGCACGTGCTCTTCGAGC
Above is a window of Burkholderia thailandensis E264 DNA encoding:
- a CDS encoding response regulator; its protein translation is MIRTILAIDDSATMRTLLSATLGEAGYDVTVASDGEVGLDVAMATPFDLVLTDHYMPKKNGLELIAALRAQSAYEATPILVLTTENGDAFKDAARAAGATGWIEKPLDPDALIELVAALSASSSLS
- the motB gene encoding flagellar motor protein MotB is translated as MSKGKDQAIIVKRVNQQKKGHHGGAWKLAYADFMTAMMAFFLLMWLLSAVTPVQLKGIAEYFNTPLKAAIFGSGDRSADDSSIIKGGGRDISSVDAGTTRLTDGSTHLAERVAKKSEDDALAQAQGSLERREQIRLHDLQVKLMAAIEANPTLRQFKQQIRIDSTLMGLRIEIVDTQKRPMFAMSSDAVEPYMRDILREIGKTLNDVPNRIIVQGHTDAVPYAGGEKGYSNWELSADRANASRRELIAGGMDEAKVLRVLGLASTQNLNKADPLDPENRRISIIVLNRKSELALMRDDATTTTLSSDAAGSTRLAQQIAPQITPPGAAVTPALPGASAPAVQKP